A window from Candidatus Arthromitus sp. SFB-rat-Yit encodes these proteins:
- a CDS encoding chromate transporter codes for MGINLMLLSVFFKIGLFTFGGGYAMIPLIKEYILKYSWATSNELLEFIAISESTPGPFAINISTFIGFRNSGIIGAIFSTLGVVLPSFIIIILVVKFINKFKNNPYLENTLKNIRPVILSLLIYSVINISSKSLFSSSGVNVINLILFLALFLFNLKFKLSPLKIILLSGILGVIFLK; via the coding sequence ATGGGAATAAATCTCATGCTTCTTTCTGTATTCTTTAAAATTGGACTTTTTACATTCGGTGGTGGATACGCAATGATACCACTTATTAAAGAATACATACTTAAATATTCGTGGGCAACTAGTAATGAACTCCTTGAGTTTATTGCAATATCAGAATCAACCCCAGGACCTTTTGCAATTAACATAAGTACATTTATTGGATTTAGGAATTCAGGAATAATAGGAGCAATTTTCTCAACACTCGGTGTTGTACTTCCATCTTTTATAATAATTATTTTGGTTGTAAAATTCATAAATAAATTTAAAAATAATCCATATCTTGAAAATACTCTTAAAAATATAAGACCTGTAATACTTTCACTTTTAATTTATTCTGTTATAAATATATCAAGTAAATCTCTTTTTTCGTCATCTGGAGTGAATGTAATAAATTTAATATTATTTTTAGCTCTATTTCTATTTAATTTAAAATTTAAACTCTCTCCTCTAAAAATAATTTTATTATCAGGAATTCTCGGAGTTATATTCTTAAAATAA
- a CDS encoding DHHW family protein — MSQIKKNYLPNIAFLIIIFVIPILHVLFKDKTFSFIENRYLSKFPKLSIESLISGEFNNKLSSYLEDHFPFRDEFITLKSSFELLIGRRDINDVYISKNGYLIESFRDLDLKVVNNNLNLINNLSKNYKVSLMLIPTSSEILKDYLPPYSLNIDQVKLFKYLKNELNSSVKFIDPTDILNAHKDEYIYYKTDHHYTTLGAYYSYLEFAEQNNIFPLNKEDFSIQKVSDKFLGSLFSKINLNTITPDEVYLFHNKKQDEVMVDYLTKKSNSLYEFSYLDNPRNHYNIFLDNNHPLIKINTSTKNNKKLCIIKDSYANSFIPFLVNHFEEIHVIDLRFYSKNIINYLDENNLEEVLIYYNIKNFCEDKNLIFIKQN, encoded by the coding sequence GTGTCGCAAATTAAAAAGAATTATTTACCTAATATTGCTTTCTTAATTATAATTTTTGTTATACCTATTTTGCATGTTTTATTCAAAGACAAAACATTTTCATTTATAGAAAATAGGTATTTATCCAAATTTCCTAAATTATCAATCGAATCACTTATATCAGGTGAATTTAATAATAAACTCTCATCATACCTCGAAGATCACTTCCCTTTCCGTGATGAATTTATAACTCTGAAATCATCATTTGAACTCTTAATAGGTAGAAGAGATATAAATGATGTATATATCTCAAAAAATGGATACTTAATAGAAAGCTTTAGAGATTTAGATTTGAAAGTTGTAAATAATAATTTAAATCTCATAAATAATTTATCCAAAAATTATAAAGTTAGTTTGATGCTCATACCAACTTCTTCAGAAATATTAAAAGATTATCTACCTCCATACTCTTTAAACATAGACCAAGTTAAACTTTTTAAATATTTAAAAAATGAGTTGAATTCTAGCGTTAAATTTATAGATCCAACTGATATACTTAATGCACATAAAGATGAGTACATTTATTACAAAACAGATCATCACTACACAACACTTGGGGCTTATTATTCATATTTAGAGTTCGCTGAACAAAATAATATTTTTCCTCTTAATAAAGAGGATTTCTCAATTCAAAAGGTATCTGATAAATTCCTTGGATCATTGTTTTCTAAAATTAACTTAAATACCATTACACCAGATGAAGTATATCTTTTTCATAATAAGAAACAAGATGAGGTAATGGTTGATTATTTAACTAAGAAATCAAATTCTCTCTATGAATTTTCGTATTTAGATAATCCAAGGAATCACTATAATATATTTCTTGATAATAATCATCCATTGATTAAAATTAATACATCCACCAAAAACAACAAAAAATTATGTATAATAAAAGACTCTTACGCTAATTCATTCATACCTTTTTTAGTAAATCACTTTGAAGAAATACATGTTATAGATTTAAGATTTTATAGTAAGAATATCATTAATTATCTTGATGAAAATAATTTAGAAGAAGTGTTAATTTATTACAATATAAAAAACTTTTGTGAGGATAAAAACTTAATATTTATAAAACAAAATTAA
- a CDS encoding TetR/AcrR family transcriptional regulator produces MRQTPKNVSPFSNQARNAYVIEHITDSLLKLLRDKHIGDISISELCDLAGIGRASFYRNFESKEDILRGYINKIFKEWMNEADGKENRPLSELLGLLFVHFEKHRNFYSLLNERNLVHLLKDVIIGLCGPKPEHSKVEAYAKAYVAYTLYGWIEVWFQRGMHESAEEIIEMFKGQGL; encoded by the coding sequence ATGAGACAAACTCCAAAAAATGTATCACCGTTCAGCAATCAAGCGAGAAACGCTTATGTTATAGAGCATATTACGGACTCACTATTGAAGTTATTGCGGGACAAGCATATAGGTGATATATCCATTAGCGAACTATGCGACCTTGCCGGTATCGGTAGAGCTTCGTTTTATCGGAATTTTGAAAGCAAAGAGGACATTTTGCGGGGATATATCAATAAAATATTCAAAGAATGGATGAACGAAGCAGATGGAAAAGAAAACAGACCGTTAAGCGAATTGCTCGGCTTACTGTTTGTACATTTTGAAAAACATAGAAATTTTTACAGTTTATTAAATGAAAGAAATCTTGTGCACCTTTTGAAAGATGTTATTATCGGATTATGCGGACCGAAACCCGAACATTCAAAGGTGGAAGCATACGCAAAGGCATATGTAGCATATACGTTGTACGGATGGATTGAAGTGTGGTTTCAAAGGGGAATGCATGAATCAGCGGAAGAAATCATAGAAATGTTTAAGGGTCAGGGATTATAA
- a CDS encoding DUF4358 domain-containing protein — MKLLKFFSLIFSFLFFTSCNTDYLNVDNENSTDLNISSNEIFNISTKGLTLPRFKSLNDDELLDIYAIDPNILVDYISNIPQENTSGVEISIFHLKDISNVNEVILGIQRRLEMLEIEFKNVKQSEYELIKNPYLNTIGNYVIFALHRDIKTFGNNLNNIF, encoded by the coding sequence ATGAAATTACTTAAATTTTTTTCTCTCATATTTTCATTTTTGTTTTTTACATCTTGTAATACTGATTATTTAAATGTAGATAATGAAAATTCAACTGATTTAAATATATCTTCTAATGAAATTTTTAATATATCAACTAAAGGTTTAACCCTTCCTAGATTTAAAAGTTTAAATGATGATGAACTTTTAGATATATATGCAATAGACCCAAATATTTTAGTTGACTATATCTCAAATATTCCTCAAGAAAATACTTCAGGAGTTGAAATTTCTATATTCCATCTAAAAGATATATCAAACGTAAATGAGGTTATACTTGGAATACAAAGAAGACTTGAAATGCTTGAAATTGAATTTAAAAATGTTAAACAATCAGAATATGAGTTAATAAAAAATCCTTACTTAAACACCATAGGAAATTACGTTATATTTGCATTACATAGAGATATAAAAACATTTGGAAATAATTTAAATAATATTTTTTAG
- a CDS encoding methylated-DNA--[protein]-cysteine S-methyltransferase, producing the protein MKTTEFRKAVWEIILTIPFGKTITYGEIAEKIAKQKGLSRMSAQAVGSAVSHNSILLIIPYHRVVSTNGRLTGYAGGIDKKMRLLTMEKVNITNFFIPKKDTAL; encoded by the coding sequence ATGAAAACTACAGAATTTAGGAAAGCAGTATGGGAGATCATTCTGACAATACCATTCGGCAAAACAATCACCTATGGAGAGATTGCAGAGAAAATAGCGAAACAAAAAGGACTCTCCCGTATGTCCGCACAGGCGGTTGGTAGTGCGGTTAGTCACAATTCCATCTTACTGATTATCCCCTACCATAGAGTGGTTAGCACAAACGGCAGACTTACGGGGTACGCTGGAGGAATCGATAAGAAAATGCGACTCCTTACAATGGAAAAAGTCAATATAACGAATTTCTTTATTCCGAAGAAAGATACGGCATTATGA
- a CDS encoding pectin acetylesterase-family hydrolase, which produces MKKALKIIRIILLVLIAIVLLVYFLVLRYPNLKKNPAEGKWYRVETNEMKDSEGNGYHALFKKGSENKVMIYFAGGGVSINEETAKNDNYNTKMVWPDILANVTMNMGGLASDVENSPFENWSIILFPYATGDFHAGTGEFHYTDKNGKEKILYHNGYVNYTESMKKITELAGIDNPDTVVVTGYSAGGFGAALLSDDIFTNYFPNSVSKNVLVDASLLLYDDWHTVATDVWKTPKEISDKLTGNNLTLDCLTALHEKYGDGIHILFDSSTRDGDLAKVQNYLDTGVMDVSEKEADIYQHILKDIIPQFKEIGVSLFIWDGVAWYDDPRNMTAHTIIATPAVWLPFEEQKQSIAGWLNDAINGKLVDYGLDLVNKQY; this is translated from the coding sequence ATGAAAAAAGCATTAAAAATAATTAGAATCATTTTATTGGTTCTTATTGCCATCGTATTGCTCGTGTATTTCCTCGTACTGCGATACCCGAATTTGAAGAAAAACCCTGCCGAGGGAAAATGGTATCGTGTTGAAACCAATGAGATGAAGGATTCCGAAGGAAACGGCTATCACGCCCTTTTCAAAAAAGGTAGCGAGAATAAAGTAATGATCTATTTTGCCGGAGGCGGTGTCAGCATTAACGAGGAAACAGCTAAAAATGACAATTACAACACAAAAATGGTATGGCCGGATATACTGGCAAATGTCACAATGAACATGGGCGGTCTTGCTTCTGATGTGGAGAACAGTCCGTTTGAAAACTGGAGCATTATCCTATTTCCCTATGCAACGGGGGATTTCCATGCTGGAACAGGCGAATTTCATTATACTGATAAAAACGGCAAAGAGAAGATTCTTTACCACAACGGTTATGTAAATTATACAGAATCAATGAAGAAAATAACGGAGCTTGCTGGTATTGATAATCCCGATACAGTCGTTGTTACTGGATATAGTGCCGGAGGATTTGGAGCGGCGCTTCTTTCTGACGATATTTTTACAAACTACTTTCCGAATTCGGTAAGCAAAAATGTTTTAGTAGATGCATCCCTCTTGCTATATGACGATTGGCACACTGTCGCAACCGATGTTTGGAAAACTCCGAAAGAAATCTCGGATAAGCTGACAGGCAATAATCTCACGCTGGACTGTCTTACTGCCCTGCATGAAAAATACGGTGATGGTATCCATATTCTATTCGATAGCTCCACTAGAGATGGCGATTTGGCAAAGGTGCAGAATTATCTCGACACGGGTGTAATGGATGTATCGGAAAAAGAAGCGGACATTTATCAGCATATACTAAAAGACATCATTCCACAATTTAAGGAAATCGGTGTAAGCCTGTTCATTTGGGATGGCGTTGCATGGTATGACGATCCGAGAAATATGACAGCACATACCATTATCGCAACTCCTGCCGTATGGCTGCCGTTTGAGGAACAAAAACAGTCTATCGCCGGATGGCTTAACGACGCAATAAACGGCAAACTGGTGGACTACGGTCTTGATTTGGTTAATAAACAATACTGA
- the proS gene encoding proline--tRNA ligase, whose protein sequence is MSNEKKIVKEITSMDIDFAKWYTDIVRKAELAEYSSIRGCMIIRPYGFKIWENIQSYLDKQFKKTGHENVYLPMFISESLLQKESDHVEGFAPEAAWITHGGSEKLNERMCVRPTSETLFCEHYSNIIESYKDLPKLYNQWCSVVRWEKSTRPFLRTTEFLWQEGHTAHATEEEAIEEVLKILDIYEDFCKNILAIPVIKGKKTDMEKFAGAKQTYTIESMMHDGKALQSGTTHNFSDIFSKAFDIKFTDKNGNHQYVYQTSWGISTRLIGAIIMVHGDNKGLCMPPRIAPIQLIVVPINTKDENVMKKSREIYNSLKDNFICSIDESNKSAGWKFNQYDMKGIPIRLEIGARDLDKNSITLYRRDNSEKILISLESNLNEVVKEYLNKIHEGLYNKALKSRDQKTYEAKTMDELKEIYKSQTGFTKVMLCDDQECETNIKNEVGITSRCIPFNQTKIHNKCIYCNKPTDKMVLFGKSY, encoded by the coding sequence ATGAGTAATGAGAAAAAAATAGTTAAGGAAATTACATCTATGGATATAGATTTTGCTAAATGGTATACAGACATAGTTAGAAAAGCAGAGTTGGCTGAATATTCAAGTATACGAGGTTGTATGATAATTCGACCTTATGGTTTTAAGATTTGGGAAAATATACAAAGTTATCTCGATAAACAATTTAAGAAAACAGGTCATGAAAATGTTTATTTACCAATGTTTATATCAGAATCTTTACTTCAAAAAGAAAGTGATCATGTCGAAGGATTTGCTCCAGAAGCTGCTTGGATAACTCATGGTGGTAGTGAAAAGTTAAATGAAAGAATGTGTGTTAGACCAACATCAGAAACTTTATTTTGTGAACACTATTCAAATATTATTGAATCTTATAAAGATTTACCAAAACTTTATAATCAATGGTGTTCTGTTGTTAGGTGGGAAAAGTCAACAAGACCATTTTTAAGGACAACTGAATTTTTATGGCAAGAAGGTCACACAGCTCACGCAACCGAAGAAGAAGCCATAGAAGAGGTACTAAAAATTCTTGATATATACGAAGATTTTTGTAAAAATATATTGGCAATTCCAGTAATTAAGGGTAAAAAAACAGATATGGAGAAATTTGCTGGAGCAAAACAAACTTATACAATCGAAAGTATGATGCATGATGGGAAGGCACTTCAAAGTGGTACGACTCATAACTTCTCAGATATATTTTCAAAAGCATTTGACATTAAATTTACAGATAAAAATGGTAATCATCAATATGTATATCAAACTTCATGGGGAATATCCACAAGATTAATTGGAGCTATTATTATGGTTCATGGTGATAATAAAGGACTCTGTATGCCTCCAAGAATCGCTCCCATACAGCTTATAGTTGTTCCTATAAATACCAAAGATGAAAATGTTATGAAAAAATCGAGGGAAATATATAATTCTCTTAAAGATAACTTTATATGTTCAATTGATGAATCAAACAAATCTGCTGGATGGAAATTTAATCAATACGATATGAAAGGCATACCTATAAGACTTGAAATTGGCGCAAGAGATCTTGATAAAAATTCAATAACTTTATATAGACGCGACAACAGTGAAAAAATTTTAATATCTCTTGAATCAAATTTAAATGAGGTTGTAAAAGAGTATTTAAATAAAATTCATGAAGGATTATATAACAAAGCTCTTAAATCGAGAGATCAAAAAACATATGAGGCTAAAACGATGGATGAATTAAAAGAAATTTATAAATCCCAAACTGGATTCACCAAAGTTATGTTATGTGACGATCAAGAGTGCGAAACAAATATAAAAAATGAAGTAGGGATAACATCTAGATGTATACCTTTCAATCAAACAAAAATACATAACAAATGTATTTACTGTAATAAACCAACTGACAAAATGGTTTTATTTGGTAAATCTTATTAG
- a CDS encoding chromate transporter, with the protein MKYKTLYTLFTTFFKIGLLTFGGGYSMLPFIEKEMTEKNKFITQDELLDIFSISECTPGPVSINCATFIGYKLCGFIGAIISTLGIVLPSFIIILLISFFLDFFKNFQIISSFLSGIKIGVIVMLLFTVLKMNKKSQKNKYYYPIVLMVLILCSFTSISSITILIISIVINVLILTFRRKF; encoded by the coding sequence TTGAAATACAAAACTTTATATACTCTTTTCACAACTTTTTTTAAAATTGGACTTTTAACATTTGGTGGTGGATATTCTATGCTACCATTTATTGAAAAAGAGATGACTGAAAAAAACAAGTTTATAACTCAAGATGAACTCCTTGATATATTCTCAATATCTGAATGTACACCAGGACCTGTATCCATAAACTGTGCAACGTTCATTGGTTATAAGCTTTGTGGATTTATCGGTGCAATTATATCAACGCTCGGGATAGTTCTTCCATCTTTTATAATCATACTTTTAATATCATTTTTCTTAGATTTTTTTAAAAACTTTCAAATTATATCTAGTTTTCTTAGTGGTATAAAAATAGGAGTTATAGTTATGCTCTTATTTACAGTTTTAAAAATGAATAAGAAATCTCAAAAAAATAAGTACTATTATCCTATAGTACTTATGGTCCTAATACTCTGCTCCTTCACTTCAATAAGCTCAATTACAATTCTAATTATATCTATAGTTATAAACGTTTTAATTCTTACGTTTAGGAGGAAATTTTAA
- a CDS encoding DUF4358 domain-containing protein, whose amino-acid sequence MINKKSAVIMSSLALISLTSCNRAVKNTPTEENTNDNLQISKRSIGSDENIIKLDKNKLQSLGSYDYTIGISSYPVIGNVEFDESSENLEISEQVFTLSEVQKITEDISNEYMNYLSENEKYLTNKYGEYINAIESDYLNLENEYNNLLNDFSNYLEGTLKDEINNEDVLNPSENTPNFEDTSNKDENTDTDNKFLTREDEINAIYEKALYNSSKNINEFKPIQGQDQNASKLILDKILNNIELPPYTYTNDSFIFSNYGINKDEIEDYVLIHSKELNSNYFEIFMFKHKNLSDEELSDKLNLRLSSILNSLKGYNNDEFKIEDNVLFLDIDDYTLFCFSKNSGDILNLLEK is encoded by the coding sequence ATGATAAATAAAAAATCAGCTGTAATTATGTCATCATTAGCATTAATTAGTTTAACATCTTGTAATAGAGCAGTTAAAAATACACCCACAGAAGAAAATACAAATGATAATTTACAAATATCTAAACGGAGTATAGGTTCAGATGAAAATATAATAAAACTAGATAAAAATAAACTTCAATCTCTTGGATCATATGATTACACAATTGGAATATCATCATATCCTGTTATTGGTAACGTAGAATTTGATGAATCATCAGAAAACTTAGAAATATCAGAGCAAGTTTTCACACTAAGCGAAGTTCAAAAAATTACTGAAGATATATCAAATGAATACATGAATTATTTATCTGAAAATGAAAAGTATTTAACTAATAAATATGGGGAATACATAAATGCAATTGAGAGTGATTACTTAAACTTAGAAAATGAATACAATAACTTATTAAACGATTTTTCAAATTATTTGGAGGGCACCTTAAAAGATGAGATAAATAATGAAGATGTTTTAAATCCTTCAGAAAATACACCAAATTTTGAGGATACATCTAATAAAGATGAAAATACCGATACAGATAATAAATTTTTAACTAGAGAAGATGAAATAAATGCAATATATGAAAAAGCTTTATATAATTCATCTAAAAATATTAATGAATTTAAGCCTATTCAAGGACAAGATCAAAATGCTTCGAAACTCATATTAGATAAAATATTAAATAATATAGAACTTCCTCCATACACATACACTAATGATTCCTTTATTTTTTCAAATTATGGTATAAATAAAGATGAAATAGAAGATTATGTACTTATACACTCTAAAGAGTTAAACTCAAACTATTTTGAAATTTTTATGTTTAAACATAAAAATTTATCAGATGAAGAATTATCAGATAAACTTAATTTAAGATTATCGAGTATTTTAAATTCACTTAAGGGTTATAATAATGATGAATTTAAAATTGAAGACAATGTACTTTTTTTAGATATAGATGATTACACACTATTTTGTTTTTCAAAAAATAGCGGTGACATATTAAATTTATTAGAAAAATAA
- a CDS encoding DNA-3-methyladenine glycosylase family protein has translation MRRFIKAVSGEKMYFEYGDEAVEYLKSKDKKLAWVIDHVGHIDREVDSDLFSSVVHHIIGQQISTKAHRTIWQRMNDYLGKVTPETINSANIAELQSLGMTFRKAEYIKDFSEKVTIGKFDLAAVKKMSDTEAIDALVNLKGIGVWTAEMILIFCLQRPNILSFGDLAILRGMRMVYQHREIDRKQFEKYRKRLSPYGSVASLYFWAVAGGTVPGFTDPAPTKKLTKGVKNNTK, from the coding sequence ATGAGGCGATTTATAAAGGCGGTGAGCGGTGAAAAGATGTATTTTGAGTATGGCGATGAAGCTGTAGAATATCTTAAATCTAAGGATAAGAAACTCGCATGGGTCATCGATCATGTGGGGCATATTGACCGGGAGGTAGATTCCGATCTGTTCTCCTCTGTCGTACATCACATTATAGGGCAGCAGATTTCCACAAAGGCACATCGGACTATATGGCAGCGAATGAATGATTATCTTGGCAAAGTAACGCCGGAAACAATCAACAGTGCAAATATAGCAGAACTACAATCTCTGGGAATGACTTTCCGCAAGGCGGAGTATATCAAGGACTTTTCCGAAAAAGTTACTATAGGCAAATTTGACCTAGCTGCCGTAAAAAAGATGTCTGATACAGAAGCAATAGATGCACTTGTGAATTTAAAAGGCATAGGAGTATGGACAGCGGAGATGATTCTAATATTCTGTCTGCAAAGACCAAATATCCTAAGCTTCGGTGATTTAGCGATTCTGCGTGGTATGAGAATGGTTTATCAGCATCGTGAGATTGACAGGAAGCAGTTTGAAAAATACAGGAAACGCCTCTCTCCTTATGGTAGCGTAGCAAGTCTATACTTTTGGGCCGTTGCAGGCGGTACTGTTCCAGGATTTACCGATCCTGCTCCCACAAAGAAATTAACAAAAGGAGTAAAAAATAACACGAAATGA
- a CDS encoding MBOAT family O-acyltransferase, protein MVFSSLIFIFFFLPITLFVYYISPKSIRLAVLFIASLLFYAFGEPLYIFLMIFSTILDYTIGLLIDKYRRFNHLKITFLIISILINLCMLGFFKYSNLIITSLNSMFNININFSPPSLPIGISFYTFQTLSYTIDVFLNKINVQKNFISFGAYVSLFPQLIAGPIVTYKSVEEDINNKNRETISLFNYGVTRFMEGICKKVIIANNMGYLFDTLMKLSPSNMSTLTSWMCIFSYFFQIYFDFSGYSDMAIGLGAMFGFKFNENFNYPYTSKSVTEFWRRWHISLGSWFRNYLYIPLGGNRRNKYFNLFIVWMFTGLWHGANFNFILWGIYFFIFIVIEKLFLLKFLENSKILSRMYLILVVLFGWCIFVFEDFNYLKEFVLKMLSLNNFIDRTFMYYFSNFIIYFGISILFSTPIMKNIKLKIPHIFSRVFIIIGFLVSISFIVNSSFNPFLYFRF, encoded by the coding sequence ATGGTATTCTCTAGTTTAATATTTATATTTTTTTTCTTACCAATTACACTATTTGTTTATTACATATCTCCAAAATCAATCAGACTTGCTGTTCTATTCATAGCAAGTCTTTTATTCTATGCATTTGGAGAGCCGTTATACATTTTCCTCATGATTTTCTCAACCATTTTAGATTACACAATAGGATTATTAATAGATAAATATAGACGATTTAACCATTTAAAAATTACATTTCTTATAATATCTATTTTAATTAATTTGTGTATGCTTGGATTCTTTAAATATTCCAATCTTATCATTACATCTTTAAATTCAATGTTTAATATTAATATAAATTTTTCTCCTCCATCTCTTCCTATAGGAATATCATTTTACACATTTCAAACTCTTTCATACACAATAGATGTGTTCTTAAATAAAATAAACGTACAAAAAAACTTCATATCATTTGGAGCATATGTATCGCTATTTCCTCAACTCATAGCTGGTCCAATAGTTACTTATAAAAGCGTTGAAGAGGATATAAACAATAAAAATCGTGAAACTATTTCTCTATTTAATTATGGAGTAACTAGATTCATGGAGGGTATTTGCAAAAAAGTTATCATCGCAAACAATATGGGATACTTATTTGACACGTTAATGAAATTATCTCCATCTAATATGTCAACTCTAACATCTTGGATGTGTATTTTTTCATATTTCTTTCAAATATACTTTGATTTCAGCGGATATTCAGATATGGCTATAGGACTCGGAGCTATGTTTGGATTTAAATTCAACGAAAACTTCAACTATCCATATACATCAAAAAGCGTAACTGAATTCTGGAGGAGATGGCATATTTCTTTAGGATCATGGTTTAGAAATTATTTATATATTCCTCTAGGAGGAAATAGGAGAAACAAATATTTTAATTTATTTATAGTTTGGATGTTTACTGGACTTTGGCATGGTGCTAACTTTAACTTTATATTATGGGGAATTTACTTTTTTATATTTATAGTTATTGAAAAGCTATTCCTTCTTAAATTTCTTGAAAATAGTAAAATACTCTCAAGAATGTATCTAATACTAGTGGTTTTATTTGGATGGTGCATTTTTGTGTTTGAGGATTTTAATTATTTAAAAGAATTCGTTTTGAAGATGCTCTCTTTAAACAATTTTATAGATAGAACGTTTATGTATTATTTTTCAAACTTTATTATTTATTTCGGTATATCAATACTATTTTCAACCCCTATAATGAAAAATATTAAATTAAAAATACCTCATATATTCTCAAGAGTATTTATCATCATAGGTTTTTTAGTTAGTATCTCTTTTATAGTTAATTCCTCATTTAATCCATTTCTATATTTTAGATTCTAA
- a CDS encoding ATP/GTP-binding protein yields the protein MSEVEIIMGFNGSGKTLFLNSYLEMKNIKKGEKILILCLDRGNTNFNYNTNIDIKVKFIDYYSQIDDNKLLYLIEMQKPHFIFIEADYISIKHLNMVLESRILKDKIFIRSRINILNIKHIKNIFKNKICRPYSNIIIINNFDGDELKISDLYMLRELNRNAFVFCVKYFEDLYEKFRDYKLLRNDFYENIFKYIRYLM from the coding sequence ATGAGTGAAGTTGAAATAATAATGGGATTTAATGGAAGTGGAAAAACATTATTTTTAAATTCATATTTAGAAATGAAAAATATAAAAAAAGGTGAAAAGATACTTATTTTATGTTTGGATAGAGGAAATACAAATTTTAACTATAACACAAATATAGATATTAAGGTTAAATTTATAGATTATTATTCTCAAATTGATGATAACAAACTTTTATATTTGATAGAGATGCAAAAACCACATTTTATATTTATTGAAGCTGATTATATATCGATAAAGCATTTAAATATGGTTCTTGAAAGTAGGATATTGAAAGATAAGATATTTATTAGATCTAGGATAAATATCTTAAATATAAAACATATTAAAAATATCTTTAAGAATAAAATATGTAGACCTTATAGTAATATAATTATAATTAATAATTTTGATGGCGATGAATTGAAAATCAGTGATTTGTACATGTTGAGAGAATTAAATAGGAATGCTTTTGTATTTTGTGTAAAGTATTTTGAGGATTTATATGAGAAGTTTAGGGATTATAAACTTCTCAGAAATGATTTTTATGAAAATATATTTAAATATATTAGGTACTTGATGTAA